One stretch of Strix uralensis isolate ZFMK-TIS-50842 chromosome 17, bStrUra1, whole genome shotgun sequence DNA includes these proteins:
- the RAN gene encoding GTP-binding nuclear protein Ran: MAAQGEPQVQFKLVLVGDGGTGKTTFVKRHLTGEFEKKYVATLGVEVHPLVFHTNRGPIKFNVWDTAGQEKFGGLRDGYYIQAQCAIIMFDVTSRVTYKNVPNWHRDLVRVCENIPIVLCGNKVDIKDRKVKAKSIVFHRKKNLQYYDISAKSNYNFEKPFLWLARKLIGDPNLEFVAMPALAPPEVVMDPALAAQYEQDLQIAQTTALPDEDDDL, encoded by the exons ATGGCCGCCCAAGGAGAGCCCCAAGTGCAGTTTAAG CTTGTCCTGGTCGGTGATGGCGGCACTGGTAAAACAACATTTGTAAAGCGTCATTTGACTGGTGAATTTGAAAAGAAGTATGTAG CAACACTGGGTGTTGAAGTTCATCCTCTGGTGTTCCATACTAACAGAGGCCCTATTAAATTTAATGTATGGGACACAGCTGGCCAAGAGAAATTTGGTGGCCTGCGAGATGGCTATTACATCCAAG CTCAGTGTGCCATCATAATGTTTGATGTAACATCAAGAGTTACTTACAAGAATGTACCTAATTGGCACAGAGATCTGGTACGAGTATGTGAAAACATCCCTATAGTGTTGTGTGGCAACAAAGTGGATATTAAGGACAGAAAAGTCAAGGCAAAATCCATTGTCTTCCACAGGAAGAAGAATCTCCAG tattatgaCATTTCAGCTAAAAGTAACTACAACTTTGAGAAGCCTTTCCTCTGGCTTGCTAGAAAGCTAATTGGAGATCCTAACTTGGAGTTTGTTGCCATGCCTGCTCTTGCACCGCCTGAAGTTGTTATGGAcccagcactggcagcacagtATGAGCAAGACTTACAG ATTGCTCAAACCACTGCACTGCCAGATGAGGATGATGACCTGTGA